In Burkholderia pseudomultivorans, the DNA window CGTCGCGGGCATCGCGGCGCCGCTCGGCATCGGCACGCTGACGCTCGCGGACGGCGCGCGCGTGCAGGGCTTCCTGTGCGAAAGCGCGGCGCTCGACGAGGCGACGGACATCACGCGTTTCGGCGGCTGGCGGGCTTACCGCGCCCGCGCCGCGAGCGACGCGTTGCAATGAACGCCCGGCCGCGCGATGCCACGGGCGTCGCGCGGTCGGCACCCGAAACGAACCGGAGATTCCCATGTCAACGACCCGCAACACGACCGGATGGCTGGCCGTGCGCCGCGAACTGACGACACGCGGCAAATGGACGCTCGGCCTCGCGTCCTTCCTGCTGCCGTTTGCCGCCTGGTGCCTGATCAGCTATGTGCCGTTCGTCTGGCATCCGCAGATGCGCATCACGAATCCGGGAAGCGTCGATTATTTCCAGACCGGCATGCAGATCGACCGCGAGGTGTTCGACGACGAGCTCGCGCATGCGCGCGCGACGCATGCAGCCGTGCCGGAAGGCGTGCGCGCGAATCCGGTCTACCTGCCCGCGCCGCACCAGGTGCTGCGCGCGTTCTATACCGCATTCACGACGCCGCCCGCGTCGCGCGACGGCGTATGGCTGCACGAGAGCCTGTGGCACAGCATCCGGATCATCTTCTGGGGCTTCGTGATCTCGTCCGCGATCGGCGTGCCGCTCGGCATCGTCTGCGGCACCTTCAGTGCGCTCGCGCGGCTGCAGGAGCCGTTCCTGGAATTCTTCCGCTATCTGCCCGCGCCCGCGTTCGGCGCGCTGATGGTCGCGATCCTCGGCATCTACGACGCGCCGAAGATCGCGATCATCGTGATCGGGACGCTGTTCCAGCAGGTGCTGATCATCGCGA includes these proteins:
- a CDS encoding ABC transporter permease; this translates as MSTTRNTTGWLAVRRELTTRGKWTLGLASFLLPFAAWCLISYVPFVWHPQMRITNPGSVDYFQTGMQIDREVFDDELAHARATHAAVPEGVRANPVYLPAPHQVLRAFYTAFTTPPASRDGVWLHESLWHSIRIIFWGFVISSAIGVPLGIVCGTFSALARLQEPFLEFFRYLPAPAFGALMVAILGIYDAPKIAIIVIGTLFQQVLIIANTTRKLEYGLFEAAMTLGTKKLKLLTHVVIPGVLPDLYRDQRILLGWAWTYLIVAELVGTSSGITWYISQQARYQHFDNVYAAILMIGIIGLGTDIVLGLLGRRLFPWDRTLKA